A stretch of Acropora palmata chromosome 9, jaAcrPala1.3, whole genome shotgun sequence DNA encodes these proteins:
- the LOC141892233 gene encoding uncharacterized protein LOC141892233, which translates to MATSKPHKIDEIHNIVEMAQVMTALGISSDGLTTLDEMRNRVKQSAIESGWTVGEAYSVLSEAKQEDEKKRKELLTLYEYAELRMKRLDKKILDLLEQYVGNVEEKMENQKERLKCKEYILLVAGETSSGKSSLINLIMGEELLPYSVLCNTSTICELKFGTERKMVAYFKDKDPKTGSDKKIIPLRENDPKTAVEEESYLQQISSLVHVKSDREKGSIYKKVELFWPHSLLQKGIVIVDSPGVGESNIMDRIVTEYLPRAFAFIYTINSSNAGGVQKDRLEHLLEEVRKLSLERGEGQLPSKCAIFVCNKWDQVPKTEVKMVKDDVVKKLQHCWPGLDHEMQVIYMSTKNASTAQKLGIITDEFSCLMEAVKMMVLRSIECQLEIHWRCLECLLSRITVQLKAFLSNASRNREEVNVKLNRICQRLSAIQLEQKEIMPKLEQYSKRRTDEAIQELSQYLSTEEVKTRFTSWTLDEVPEVDGSWEVTEFQIMKVISGRLKAIIVQWEEDHQVFADARKSVLKHFQQRYNRVEAQLQNFQSAFIVDNNGVHHTSLPQAVLSTRDKVTIGVLSPIWIPLGLIVAVIGAPVVAIKAIKENVEHRKKIKKYEADKCAFMANVAAKCLEEAKCKPALEEFVKKQLQEVKICLQQIQVRIPQLIKADQMLCEQLIDEKRKTVVDCKLYKPNLEEFSKLRGDLAVFGFKEVQCNINRNELDWKEDKSHRLGNGSFACVYKGMMNTRGGSQPVALKVCHQELNNDNASDVMAEVELLRKLEHSHVVKFYGTSLLDDDGSTRVVLVMEKCKGSLKSHIFSQPECIPGKTGPRAERIASLWVRQITDALDYIHGQGIVHRDLKLENILLSEDEKVKLTDVGTSKSATDITGTLAGTPVYMAPEVTRFHIYELSADIYSLGIMLWEMWFGQQVFSSVPVSSIQDLFAKVQGGLRPKNVPSYLPPSPAWRGLMEWCWSEDPKERPNAQQCKEAITKIIMPLP; encoded by the exons ATGGCGACCAGCAAACCGCACAAAATTGACGAAATCCATAACATAGTGGAAATGGCTCAAGTAATGACCGCGCTTGGGATCTCAAGCGACGGGTTGACAACGTTGGATGAAATGAGAAATCGAGTGAAACAGTCAGCAATAGAATCTGGTTGGACTGTTGGAGAG GCATACTCCGTTTTGTCTGAGGCAAAAcaagaagatgaaaaaaaaaggaaggagCTCCTGACACTGTACGAATACGCTGAACTGCGAATGAAAAGATTGGATAAGAAAATCCTTGATTTACTGGAACAGTATGTTGGAAATGTCGAAGAGAAGATGGAAAATCAAAAAGAGCGACTTAAATGCAAAGAGTATATTCTGCTTGTGGCAG GTGAGACTAGTTCAGGAAAAAGCAGTTTGATAAATCTAATTATGGGAGAAGAACTTCTTCCATATTCTGTTCTTTGTAACACTTCCACAATATGTGAACTAAAGTTTGGAACAGAACGCAAAATGGTGGCCTATTTTAAGGACAAGGATCCAAAGACGGGATCAGACAAAAAGATTATTCCTTTACGAGAGAATGATCCCAAAACTGCAGTTGAGGAGGAAAGCTACCTTCAGCAGATTTCATCTTTGGTTCACGTGAAGAGCGATCGCGAGAAAGGCTCAATATACAAAAAGGTTGAACTATTTTGGCCTCACAGTCTATTGCAG AAAGGCATTGTTATAGTAGACAGTCCAGGAGTTGGGGAGTCAAATATCATGGACAGGATCGTCACCGAGTATCTGCCAAGAGCCTTTGCCTTCATTTATACCATAAACAGTTCCAATGCCGGAGGAGTTCAGAAAGACAGA CTTGAACACCTGTTGGAAGAAGTTAGAAAATTATCACTTGAACGAGGAGAAGGTCAACTGCCGTCAAAGTGTgctatttttgtttgcaataAATGGGACCAAGTACCAAAGACCGAAGTGAAAATGGTTAAGGATGACGTGGTCAAAAAGCTGCAACATTGCTGGCCCGGCCTTGATCATGAAATGCAGGTCATCTACATGTCCACTAAGAATgccagcacagcacaaaagctGGGAATTATTACCGACGAGTTTTCCTGTTTGATGGAAGCAGTTAAAATGATGGTTTTGAGGAGCATTGAATGTCAACTGGAAATTCATTGGAG GTGTTTGGAATGTCTTCTTTCCCGAATAACTGTTCAACTCAAGGCGTTTTTGTCAAATGCATCCAGAAATCGTGAAGAGGTCAATGTTAAATTGAACAGAATTTGCCAACGCCTGTCGGCCATTCAGTTGgagcaaaaagaaataatgccGAAACTTGAACAGTACTCAAAACGGCGCACTGATGAAGCCATACAGGAACTATCCCAATATCTCTCTACTGAAGAAGTGAAAACCCGCTTCACTTCATGGACATTGGATGAGGTACCGGAAGTGGATGGTTCGTGGGAAGTCACCGAATTCCAGATCATGAAAGTGATTTCAGGACGACTTAAAGCCATCATTGTGCAATGGGAAGAGGATCATCAGGTCTTCGCAGACGCTCGCAAATCCGTCCTAAAACACTTTCAACAGCGTTACAATCGTGTTGAGGCACAACTACAGAATTTTCAGAGCGCCTTTATAGTCGACAACAATGGGGTCCATCACACGTCTCTACCGCAAGCAGTCCTTTCTACTCGTGACAAGGTCACTATTGGCGTTTTAAGTCCAATCTGGATTCCACTTGGTCTAATCGTTGCGGTGATTGGTGCTCCAGTTGTGGCCATCAAGGCCATCAAAGAAAATGTAGAACATAGAAAGAAGATTAAAAAATACGAGGCTGACAAGTGTGCTTTCATGGCCAACGTAGCCGCAAAATGTTTAGAAGAGGCCAAGTGTAAACCTGCTCTTGAGGAGTTCGTGAAGAAACAATTACAAGAAGTAAAGATCTGTCTTCAACAGATCCAAGTTCGCATCCCTCAGTTGATAAAAGCCGACCAGATGTTATGTGAACAACTCATAGATGAAAAGCGAAAAACAGTGGTGGATTGTAAGCTCTACAAGCCAAATTTGGAAGAGTTTTCCAAGCTCCGAGGAGATCTCGCAGTATTTGGATTCAAAGAAGTCCAATGCAACATCAATAGAAACGAATTGGACTGGAAAGAAGACAAATCCCACCGCCTTGGCAATGGTTCGTTTGCCTGTGTGTACAAAGGAATGATGAACACACGAGGAGGTTCTCAACCTGTAGCTCTTAAAGTGTGTCACCAGGAACTCAACAACGATAACGCAAGCGACGTTATGGCAGAGGTTGAACTTCTCAG AAAACTGGAACACTCTCACGTGGTAAAATTTTACGGAACATCGCTATTGGATGATGATGGCTCGACGAGGGTCGTTTTAGTGATGGAAAAGTGCAAAGGCAGCTTAAAGAGCCACATTTTTAGCCAACCAGAATGTATTCCCGGGAAAACCGGACCAAGAGCTGAGCGAATCGCTTCTCTATGGGTGAGGCAGATCACAGATGCTCTAGATTACATACATGGACAAGGAATTGTTCATAGGGATCTCAAGTTGGAAAACATCTTG CTATCTGAAGACGAAAAAGTCAAACTCACTGACGTTGGTACGTCCAAATCCGCAACTGACATAACAGGCACTTTGGCAGGAACTCCTGTTTACATGGCACCTGAGGTGACTCGTTTCCACATTTACGAACTCAGCGCAGATATCTACAGCTTGGGAATCATGCTGTGGGAGATGTGGTTTGGACAACAAGTATTCTCAAGTGTCCCAGTATCGTCAATACAAGATTTGTTTGCCAAAGTGCAAGGCGGCCTTCGCCCAAAAAATGTGCCAAGTTATTTACCCCCATCTCCTGCTTGGAGAGGGCTGATGGAGTGGTGCTGGAGTGAAGATCCAAAGGAACGCCCCAATGCCCAACAATGCAAAGAGGCCATAACTAAGATCATAATGCCATTGCCCTAA
- the LOC141892231 gene encoding uncharacterized protein LOC141892231 produces the protein MATGTQKTIDDIDDIMEMAQAMNALGISCKGLKTLDQMKDKVTTSLHQTANKPSWTARKAFAILSEAKDEHTRKRQILMTLYKDAEQCLEDMDDNILSLLQTNVSNIEENVKNHKLQLAREEYFLLVAGETSSGKSSLINLIMGEELLPYSVLSTTSTICELKFGTERKIVAHFKDKDPDTGLPTKVIQLKENPNTTSEKQSYLQQISPFVHVKSDRQKGSIYKKIELFWPHDLLQKGIVIIDSPGVGESDIMDEIVTEYLPRAFAFIYTINSPNAGGVQKDRLEKLLENVRNTFLDGKWQLPAKCALFVCNKWDQVPEKEDKEVKSHIVKKLKQSWPNLDPTTQITYMSTLNATTGQNLGIVTEEFSSLMEGIKSMVLQGIECRMEMHWRWLDFLLSRIIFQAKAFVSNALKDRREVSTKMTKILERLAAIETQQNKVMEELAEYLVERVDDALTQLSKYLSSEDVRKRFTSWTLDDAPKAEMSWEATENLIKKTLSRRLRDIIEQWEEDNKVFSTARESLLKHFQQRYNFVEEQLRNLQGVVIADNDIADNVGGHGASNTDSSLTVAQKVVVGVTSPLWIPLSLVALVIGAPVVGIVALTEKLQDKKKLKAFKEDRCAFMTKESVQYLRFVNDSFVLLMFVKAQLREAALCLDRIKARIPELIQADKMLCEQLNDETRGTKQLLDLYQPILSKASELRGNLAVFGFKEVFGEEISRKTLDWQEDESHCLGCGAFAVVYKGTMTRNGANQSVALKVYSEALHAMNACEILAEVELLRKLNHPSIVEFHGSSLLRDNRETRMILVMEKCKESLKTRLYGKPEHCPGKSRNPEVFKAVCNWAIQITEALDYIHKQGIIHRDLKLDNILLSQDDRVRVTDVGVSKLAVEVTGTLAGTPVYVAPEIFRSEIYEFSADIYSLGITLWEMWYGQPPFTNIKFENLIEFGNLVNEGRRPEHDNDNNCRRLHPSWEALVTMCWGKDPTKRPTAKKCKELITELYKTLP, from the exons ATGGCCACGGGTACACAGAAAACTATCGACGATATCGACGACATTATGGAAATGGCTCAAGCAATGAACGCGCTTGGGATCTCATGCAAAGGTCTGAAAACGCTGGATCAAATGAAAGATAAAGTAACAACAAGTCTCCACCAAACGGCAAATAAGCCAAGTTGGACTGCTAGGAAG GCCTTCGCCATTTTGTCTGAAGCCAAAGACGAACATACAAGGAAAAGGCAAATATTAATGACTTTGTACAAGGATGCAGAACAGTGCTTGGAGGATATGGATGATAATATCCTTTCTTTACTGCAAACCAACGTTAGCAACATTGAAGAGAACGTCAAAAACCACAAATTACAACTGGCCCGCGAGGAATACTTTTTGCTTGTGGCAG GTGAGACTAGTTCAGGAAAAAGCAGTTTGATCAATCTAATTATGGGAGAAGAACTTCTTCCATATTCTGTTCTTAGTACAACTTCCACCATATGTGAACTTAAGTTTGGAACAGAACGCAAGATTGTAGCCCACTTCAAGGATAAGGATCCAGACACGGGATTGCCAACCAAAGTCAttcaattaaaagaaaatccaAACACGACGTCAGAAAAGCAAAGCTACCTTCAACAGATTTCACCTTTTGTCCACGTCAAGAGCGATCGCCAGAAGGGCTCAATATACAAGAAGATTGAACTATTTTGGCCTCATGATCTACTACAG AAAGGAATAGTTATTATTGATAGTCCTGGTGTTGGAGAGTCTGACATTATGGACGAGATCGTCACTGAGTACCTCCCTCGAGCctttgcttttatttacaCCATTAACAGTCCCAATGCCGGAGGAGTTCAGAAAGACAGA CTTGAAAAGTTGCTGGAAAATGTTAGGAATACATTTCTTGATGGGAAGTGGCAATTGCCGGCAAAGTGTGCCCTTTTCGTTTGCAATAAATGGGACCAAGTACCGGAAAAAGAGGATAAGGAGGTCAAGAGTCACATAGTCAAGAAGCTGAAACAAAGCTGGCCCAACCTAGATCCTACAACACAAATCACCTACATGTCCACCTTGAATGCCACCACTGGGCAAAACCTTGGTATCGTTACAGAGGAATTTTCTTCGTTGATGGAAGGAATAAAATCCATGGTTTTGCAAGGCATCGAATGCCGGATGGAAATGCACTGGAG GTGGTTGGATTTTCTTCTCTCTCGGATAATTTTCCAAGCAAAAGCATTCGTCTCAAACGCTTTGAAAGATCGACGGGAGGTATCCACTAAAATGACGAAGATTCTAGAACGCTTGGCGGCCATTGAAACACAGCAAAACAAAGTAATGGAAGAACTTGCAGAATACTTAGTTGAGCGGGTTGATGATGCTCTAACGCAGCTCTCTAAATATCTCTCTTCGGAAGACGTCAGGAAGCGCTTTACCTCATGGACCCTGGACGACGCCCCGAAAGCAGAAATGTCTTGGGAAGCGACCGAAAACCTGATCAAGAAAACACTTTCAAGACGACTGCGAGACATCATTGAGCAATGGGAAGAGGATAACAAAGTATTTTCAACTGCTAGAGAATCCCTCCTAAAACATTTTCAGCAGCGCTACAATTTTGTCGAGGAGCAATTACGGAATCTTCAGGGTGTTGTTATCGCTGATAATGACATCGCTGATAACGTTGGTGGCCATGGAGCGAGCAACACAGATAGTAGTCTTACAGTTGCCCAGAAGGTCGTAGTTGGAGTTACAAGTCCACTATGGATTCCCCTTAGTTTAGTCGCTTTGGTGATTGGTGCTCCAGTTGTAGGCATTGTGGCTTTAACGGAAAAGTTGcaagataaaaagaaattgaaggcATTCAAAGAAGACAGGTGTGCTTTCATGACGAAGGAGTCAGTACAATATCTCCGATTTGTCAATGATAGCTTCGTTCTTCTAATGTTCGTAAAAGCACAACTTCGAGAAGCCGCGCTGTGTCTTGACAGGATTAAAGCCCGCATCCCAGAGCTGATCCAAGCTGACAAAATGTTATGTGAGCAACTCAACGACGAGACACGTGGGACAAAGCAGCTACTTGATCTCTATCAGCCTATACTGAGCAAGGCATCTGAGCTTAGAGGTAATCTAGCAGTATTTGGATTCAAGGAAGTGTTTGGCGAGGAAATCAGCCGCAAGACATTGGACTGGCAAGAGGATGAATCCCATTGCCTTGGCTGTGGTGCATTTGCTGTAGTATACAAAGGAACTATGACCAGAAATGGAGCCAACCAATCTGTTGCATTGAAGGTGTACAGTGAGGCACTCCATGCCATGAATGCCTGTGAAATCCTGGCAGAGGTTGAGCTTTTGAG GAAATTGAACCACCCCTCCATTGTTGAGTTCCACGGTTCATCCCTGCTACGCGATAATAGAGAAACCAGGATGATTTTAGTCATGGAAAAGTGCAAGGAGAGCTTGAAGACTCGACTTTACGGGAAACCAGAACATTGTCCGGGAAAAAGTAGAAATCCTGAAGTCTTCAAAGCAGTTTGCAACTGGGCAATACAGATCACCGAAGCTCTGGATTACATACATAAGCAAGGAATTATCCACAGAGACCTTAAGCTGGACAACATCTTG TTATCACAAGACGACAGAGTGAGGGTCACGGACGTTGGTGTATCCAAACTTGCCGTTGAGGTAACAGGCACTTTGGCAGGAACTCCTGTTTACGTAGCACCTGAGATATTTCGTTCCGAGATATACGAATTCAGCGCAGATATCTACAGCCTGGGCATTACACTCTGGGAGATGTGGTACGGACAACCGCCCTTTACGAAtatcaagtttgaaaatttgatagAGTTTGGTAATCTTGTGAACGAAGGTCGTCGTCCAGAGCatgacaatgacaacaatTGCAGGCGACTTCATCCTTCCTGGGAAGCGCTGGTGACGATGTGCTGGGGAAAAGATCCAACTAAGCGACCCACCGCgaaaaaatgcaaagagcTTATAACTGAACTGTATAAAACGCTCCCATGA